One Pirellulales bacterium DNA segment encodes these proteins:
- a CDS encoding BlaI/MecI/CopY family transcriptional regulator: protein MPSHDDPTPLSPAEWEVMKVIWDHGPLAARDVYARLPDRRGWAYKTVKTLLSRLVAKEAVAYDQVGNSYLYRAAADRDDMTRREVRNVFQRLISAACSPVLAQFIDEADLSEAEIRALKRRLDDKRKNKKSSR, encoded by the coding sequence ATGCCGTCGCACGACGATCCGACGCCGCTTTCGCCGGCCGAATGGGAAGTCATGAAGGTCATTTGGGACCATGGTCCCTTGGCGGCACGCGATGTCTACGCCCGGCTGCCGGACCGTCGCGGCTGGGCCTACAAGACGGTGAAGACACTCCTGTCGCGACTCGTGGCAAAAGAGGCCGTGGCCTATGACCAGGTCGGGAATTCGTATCTTTATCGCGCGGCGGCCGACCGTGACGATATGACGCGCCGAGAAGTGCGTAACGTGTTCCAGCGATTGATTAGCGCGGCCTGTTCTCCGGTATTGGCTCAATTCATCGACGAGGCCGACCTTTCTGAGGCGGAAATCCGCGCCTTGAAACGGCGGCTTGACGACAAACGTAAGAATAAAAAATCGTCGCGTTAG